In Panicum virgatum strain AP13 chromosome 4N, P.virgatum_v5, whole genome shotgun sequence, a single window of DNA contains:
- the LOC120671238 gene encoding uncharacterized protein LOC120671238 isoform X1, with protein sequence MDPHAPFDHPHHRRGHPAHHHYLDQHHLHHLPGGGGGGGVAPSRSRYDYEYDPHPIPYLPSDHHPHHSLPRAPHHQPPPPPPPPPPPQPLPPPPPPAPHHRHDGPHYATLPLRAPPEPYSPPPYRNPTPPHYPYHQQQRHGGGGDDDFRAADDIRRGPSHYHPHHLQPQHHHQQLQHHHQQPLLSWEEAEEEEGRRYPAHQFRGVSSPGTHKRYRCAMHDSGDLESTSSSGPPPRRQRQQLHPSYSPPPEDSFVDRAISYSGYSGHEGFVTLSDSNGNRKMQMPTSAMLPGSPNSLGAGYPRRAPQVAPVRVSVWQRIEENPSGYAPPSPRKVHISPSKTKNSGSTTKELASVISLDYKAKGADYKDSGDSAGMKKNAVKANEKVLASVLVKPSSEAKEKERAVNKVTKKSDNKVTKKPDKVESNIPGFTSGGVRSTAFPAAGGKKVKKIVIKKIVRKIGPKDKQTSSPIVSEKKDCIDANANTSEKEEGEITSSSFEKDAISAHNLVSTSDTAGVGNTVEVQKEQNNDLVNLSKSNAAPTISAMDTLDTASVSRREHPEKEDDKSFMNSVDGNASLTIESTKTFGTTGEHPGREEDGGFIDSSGLNAAFPCENNNSQKEEVGQILAVSGALNVTSNLPRMLDAVKPHECEVENIENKVPEVLSGNNPHRGKDDTEVVSGSGNGRREEGNFLVNDSIRRPMADEVRMTVNKDDNEKEGMILMGTSEVCVASLGDSEGAPNIPEAAVTQCARKEEGNMLNNPREKHALSVSSWGALDTLDISVNENKEKEWRMPIEPSEATASFTQQVKASSTLEVSVIENIQKEIQMSIYSSSSEKIQCPKAPSTGGEVISKFVQSEAGMSPTDSTGTYVGHSDNPVFAPEFVVEGRTEDSSMLHCAKSALSKSDIPREVVNTEFSDPRPSRNIGSRILPSLDDDRMEDSSGAVSLNNGVGRSTASQVTDLAHLHRTHLSPDINFSLHSHDSPSISGYSEHSVPTALTLGNNIYFSSTDSEGQPEDNHKLVEENQGYDANKRKGESGNDLINAGVQNWLTLPLTVNYANNDVTGSTDRLDLDQIMDEGTSVYQDNDSMPDMKQHGSIDGFSGQDDSLNLCGRNTPESDLLETKERNEDVENESEIILPGTVNFVNVFDQHSIHTVDEPIDKPILLSSQAIDAPGGELASSQVYVDPDHTYHSNAEDSVAVSITKSDSLSSWIEAIVSEAKKEHQLPSISSPDKVLAPKEDSRKAVSDSVVSSVVKSPPRVNIASSTVLKVPTKQVALPSSLREPPRINQSARHRTWRRDNVSSSNASLHVSQPSGLPPKLPVKKNGKSQNSYIRKGNALIRNPATGNHPHSSSSNLDAQNKLSKPVMRRSLNFVRKVDSNDVVAHTNISVERPKTPPLPLHTKSISSAVNLLEPLSQTLQKQQVLETEKENSSAQVNSRVDNPLNILHKPEPLDAGKAVYVRPKSNQLAAAQVQHPGDSSNSSMDKVLLLQPSTSDLYFKKRKNQIILGPSTSDVSGAKDINQAENIKSGESKSLMFASSNNNMTVAKDRPHKALQMTNAVGSFSHVWTLSGQHPRRKSFVGTSHMKVFPRILPWKRKIFCQNFRSSYSSSLNTSSLGIVRKLLQTRKRSTIYTVSTDGFSLRKSGVLSLSRSSLKWSRSLEKHSQKVNEEATLAVAEVERKKREKRKRQSLRNKGRNDQYSALVAANQLTNNNRASSDARVSSTCNEYVRVNKGNQLVRNPKKVIRMLASEKVRWSLHTVRTRLAKKQQYCQFFTRFGECKKSGGKCPYIHDRAKVAICTKFLKGLCSNTSCKLTHKVLPERMPDCSYFLRGLCTNTACPYRHVKVNSNAPVCEDFLKGYCADGDECRKKHSYVCPVFEATGECPQQSRCKLHHPKKKNKSKRSRVDTLQNNNWGRYFDTSVGHGSGARVVSSEEEERQRPEQVSGDDFADYIDLGADIEVDGDVDASDDMQLMELDSGNLKMQADNLDARTKPLRIMRTARV encoded by the exons ATGGATCCGCACGCGCCCTTCGACCAcccgcaccaccgccgcggGCACCCCGCCCACCACCACTACCTAGACCAGCACCACCTCCACCActtgcccggcggcggcggcggcggcggcgttgccccTTCGCGGTCTAGGTATGACTATGAGTACGACCCCCACCCGATCCCGTACCTCCCCTCCGACCACCATCCCCACCACTCCCTCCCGCGAGCCCCccaccaccagccgccgccgccgccgccgccgcctccaccgccccagccgctgccccctccgccgccaccagcccCGCACCACCGCCACGACGGCCCCCACTACGCCACCCTCCCGCTCCGCGCCCCGCCGGAACCCTACTCCCCGCCGCCGTACCGCAACCCCACCCCTCCCCACTACCcctaccaccagcagcagcgccacggcgggggcggcgacgacgacttccgcgccgcCGACGATATCCGCCGCGGCCCCAGCCACTACCACCCCCACCATCTGCAgccgcagcaccaccaccagcagctgcAGCACCATCACCAGCAGCCGCTGCTCTCgtgggaggaggccgaggaggaggaaggacgGCGCTATCCTGCCCACCAGTTCCGGGGGGTGTCGTCGCCTGGGACGCACAAGAGGTACCGCTGCGCCATGCACGACTCAGGCGACCTGGAGAGCACGTCCAGCTCtgggccgcctccccgccgccagaGGCAGCAGCTGCACCCAAGCTACTCACCACCTCCAGAAGACAGTTTTGTAGATAGGGCAATCAGTTATTCTGGTTACAGCGGCCACGAGGGTTTTGTAACACTCAGTGACAGTAACGGTAACAGAAAGATGCAGATGCCCACATCGGCTATGCTACCTGGTTCGCCTAACTCCTTGGGTGCTGGGTATCCAAGGCGCGCCCCGCAGGTCGCCCCTGTGAGAGTGTCTGTGTGGCAGCGCATTGAGGAGAATCCCTCAGGGTATGCGCCGCCTTCTCCAAGGAAAGTGCATATTTCACCGAGCAAAACTAAGAACTCCGGGTCCACTACAAAGGAATTGGCCAGCGTGATTTCTTTGGATTACAAGGCAAAAGGTGCTGATTATAAGGATAGTGGTGATAGTGCAGGAATGAAGAAGAATGCAGTGAAGGCAAATGAGAAGGTGCTGGCTTCAGTTCTTGTAAAGCCTTCATCGGAGgccaaggaaaaagaaagagctGTAAATAAGGTTACCAAGAAGTCTGATAATAAGGTTACCAAGAAACCTGATAAAGTTGAGAGTAATATACCAGGATTCACTAGCGGTGGTGTGAGATCGACTGCTTTTCCTGCAGCTGGTGGGAAGAAAGTGAAAAAGATAGTCATCAAGAAGATTGTTAGGAAGATTGGCCCCAAAGATAAACAAACTAGTAGTCCAATCGTGTCAGAAAAGAAGGATTGCATTGATGCAAATGCAAACACTTCTGAGAAGGAAGAAGGTGAGATCACATCATCATCTTTTGAGAAGGATGCTATTTCTGCACACAATTTGGTCAGCACTAGTGATACAGCTGGAGTTGGTAACACTGTGGAAGTCCAAAAGGAACAAAATAATGATTTGGTGAATCTGAGCAAGAGCAATGCTGCTCCAACCATTTCAGCGATGGATACTCTTGATACAGCGAGTGTTAGCAGGAGAGAACATCCTGAAAAAGAAGATGATAAGAGCTTCATGAATTCAGTTGATGGTAATGCTTCATTAACCATTGAATCTACTAAAACATTTGGCACAACTGGTGAGCATCCTGGGAGAGAAGAGGACGGGGGTTTCATTGATTCAAGTGGTCTAAATGCTGCTTTTCCTTGTGAGAATAATAATTCTCAGAAGGAAGAGGTTGGTCAAATTCTGGCAGTTTCAGGCGCACTCAATGTTACAAGTAACCTCCCAAGGATGCTTGACGCTGTGAAACCACATGAGTGTGAAGTGGAGAACATTGAGAACAAAGTTCCTGAGGTCCTGAGTGGAAACAATCCTCATAGAGGTAAAGATGATACAGAAGTAGTTAGTGGAAGTGGGAATGGCAGGAGGGAAGAAGGGAATTTCCTTGTTAATGATTCCATTAGAAGACCTATGGCAGATGAAGTTCGTATGACAGTGAACAAGGATGACAATGAAAAAGAGGGTATGATTCTGATGGGTACAAGTGAAGTATGTGTTGCTTCTTTAGGGGATTCTGAGGGAGCTCCAAATATACCAGAAGCCGCTGTTACCCAGTGTGCCCGTAAGGAAGAAGGTAATATGCTGAACAACCCAAGAGAAAAACATGCGCTATCTGTTAGCTCCTGGGGAGCCCTTGATACTCTGGATATTAGTGTTAATGAGAATAAGGAGAAAGAGTGGAGAATGCCCATTGAACCAAGTGAAGCTACTGCTTCTTTTACACAACAAGTGAAAGCTTCGAGTACACTGGAAGTTAGTGTTATTGAGAATATTCAGAAGGAGATACAAATGTCCATTTATTCAAGCTCATCTGAAAAAATACAGTGCCCCAAAGCTCCCAGTACAGGAGGAGAAGTTATTAGTAAGTTTGTTCAGAGTGAAGCAGGCATGAGCCCTACGGATTCAACAGGAACATATGTAGGACATTCAGATAACCCTGTATTTGCTCCAGAATTTGTTGTAGAGGGTAGAACTGAAGATAGCAGCATGCTCCATTGTGCAAAATCTGCTTTAAGTAAGTCAGATATCCCCAGGGAAGTTGTGAATACAGAGTTCTCTGATCCACGGCCATCTAGAAATATAGGGAGCAGAATTCTGCCATCATTGGATGATGATCGTATGGAGGATTCCTCTGGTGCTGTTAGTTTGAATAATGGTGTAGGAAGGAGTACTGCATCTCAAGTAACAGATCTGGCACATCTTCATAGAACCCATTTGTCTCCTGATATCAATTTCTCCTTACATTCCCATGATTCACCATCTATATCTGGTTATAGTGAGCATTCTGTTCCTACAGCTTTGACCCTTGGTAATAATATATATTTCAGTAGCACAGATAGTGAGGGACAACCTGAGGATAACCATAAGCTAgtggaagaaaaccaaggatATGATGCCAACAAAAGGAAGGGTGAATCTGGCAATGACTTGATCAATGCAGGTGTTCAGAATTGGTTGACTTTACCCTTGACAGTAAATTATGCAAATAATGATGTTACTGGTAGTACTGATAGGTTAGATTTGGACCAGATTATGGATGAAGGGACATCTGTCTATCAGGATAATGATAGTATGCCAGATATGAAGCAGCATGGGAGTATTGATGGTTTCTCTGGCCAGGATGACAGCCTTAATCTATGTGGTAGAAATACACCTGAGTCAGACCTGTTGGAAACTAAAGAGAGAAATGAGGATGTTGAGAATGAGAGTGAGATCATTCTCCCAGGTACTGTTAATTTTGTAAATGTTTTTGATCAACACAGCATTCACACAGTGGATGAACCTATAGATAAACCTATTCTCTTATCTTCACAAGCCATTGATGCTCCAGGTGGAGAGTTAGCTTCTTCTCAGGTATATGTTGATCCAGATCACACTTATCACAGTAATGCTGAGGATTCTGTGGCTGTGTCAATCACAAAGTCTGATTCGTTATCTTCCTGGATTGAAGCCATTGTGTCGGAAGCGAAAAAAGAACATCAATTACCTTCTATCAGTTCTCCAGACAAAGTATTAGCGCCAAAGGAGGATAGCAGGAAGGCAGTGTCAGATTCAGTAGTCAGTTCAGTTGTAAAATCTCCACCCAGAGTTAATATTGCGAGCTCTACAGTTTTGAAGGTTCCTACTAAGCAAGTGGCTTTGCCCAGCTCATTGCGAGAGCCTCCTCGCATAAACCAGAGTGCAAGACACAGGACATGGCGTCGTGACAATGTTTCATCTTCTAATGCATCTTTGCATGTTTCTCAGCCTTCAGGATTGCCCCCTAAATTGCCTGTaaagaagaatggcaaaagTCAAAACTCTTATATCCGCAAGGGTAATGCCCTCATAAGAAATCCAGCCACTGGAAATCACCCTCATTCTTCTTCTTCGAACCTAGATGCTCAAAATAAGTTGAGTAAGCCTGTTATGAGGAGAAGCTTGAACTTTGTCAGGAAAGTTGATTCAAATGATGTTGTGGCACACACTAATATTTCAGTTGAAAGACCCAAGACTCCCCCTTTGCCACTTCACACCAAATCCATCAGTTCTGCTGTGAATCTTTTGGAGCCATTGTCTCAGACTTTGCAGAAGCAGCAGGTTCTTGAAACTGAAAAGGAAAATTCTAGTGCGCAGGTAAACTCACGTGTTGATAATCCACTCAATATTTTGCATAAGCCTGAGCCCCTGGATGCTGGTAAAGCAGTTTATGTAAGACCGAAGTCAAATCAACTAGCTGCTGCACAGGTACAACATCCTGGTGACTCAAGTAACAGTTCGATGGATAAGGTTTTGTTGCTGCAGCCATCAACATCTGATCTCTAtttcaagaaaaggaaaaatcagATTATTTTGGGCCCTTCTACTTCAGATGTTTCAGGTGCAAAAGATATTAATCAGGCAGAGAATATAAAGTCAGGTGAGAGTAAATCTCTAATGTTTGCATCCTCCAACAATAATATGACTGTGGCCAAGGACAGACCACACAAAG CCCTTCAGATGACAAACGCTGTGGGAAGTTTCTCTCACGTATGGACACTCAGTGGACAACATCCGCGGAGGAAATCTTTTGTGGGAACTAGTCATATGAAGGTCTTCCCTCGTATACTTCcatggaaaagaaaaatattctgCCAGAACTTCAGAAGCAGTTACTCTTCGTCATTGAATACAAGCTCGTTAGGGATAGTGAG AAAACTATTGCAAACAAGGAAAAGAAGTACTATTTATACCGTCTCGACTGATGGGTTCTCTCTTCGGAAATCTGGAGTGTTAAGTTTAAGCAGATCAAGTTTGAAATGGTCAAGGTCCCTTGAGAAACATTCTCAAAAGGTTAATGAG GAAGCTACACTGGCAGTTGCTGAagttgaaagaaagaaaagagaaaagagaaagcGGCAGTCTCTCCGTAACAAGGGAAGGAATG atcaATACTCTGCACTTGTTGCTGCAAATCAATTAACAAATAACAACAGAGCATCTTCAGATGCCAGGGTGTCATCAACTTGCAAtga ATATGTGCGTGTCAACAAAGGTAACCAACTGGTTAGAAATCCAAAGAAAGTAATCCGCATGCTAGCAAGTGAGAAAGTTCGATGGAGTTTGCACACTGTCAGAACACGCTTGGCAAAGAAGCAGCAATATTGTCAATTCTTCACTCGCTTCGGCGAGTGTAAAAAATCTGGTGGCAAGTGTCCCTATATTCATGACCGAGCTAAGGTGGCTATTTGTACTAAATTTCTTAAAGGGTTGTGTTCTAATACTAGTTGCAAACTAACTCACAAG GTCCTTCCAGAAAGAATGCCAGATTGTTCTTACTTTCTGCGAG GGCTTTGTACCAACACAGCCTGTCCCTATAGGCATGTGAAAGTGAACTCAAATGCTCCTGTTTGTGAAGATTTTTTGAAGGGATATTGTGCTGATGGCGATGAG TGTCGTAAAAAGCACAGCTATGTTTGTCCTGTCTTTGAGGCGACAGGAGAGTGCCCACAACAATCAAGATGCAAGCTTCATCATCCCAAGAAGAAAAACAAATCCAAGAGAAGCAGAGTAGACACCCTCCAAAACAACAATTGGGGCAGGTATTTTGACACAAGCGTTGGCCATGGAAGTGGGGCAAGGGTAGTTtcttcagaggaagaagagagacaGAGACCGGAGCAAGTCTCTGGTGATGACTTTGCTGACTACATTGACCTTGGTGCTGATATTGAAGTTGATGGAGATGTGGATGCTTCAGATGATATGCAGCTGATGGAATTGGACTCGGGGAATCTCAAGATGCAGGCTGACAATCTTGATGCACGA
- the LOC120671238 gene encoding uncharacterized protein LOC120671238 isoform X4: MDPHAPFDHPHHRRGHPAHHHYLDQHHLHHLPGGGGGGGVAPSRSRYDYEYDPHPIPYLPSDHHPHHSLPRAPHHQPPPPPPPPPPPQPLPPPPPPAPHHRHDGPHYATLPLRAPPEPYSPPPYRNPTPPHYPYHQQQRHGGGGDDDFRAADDIRRGPSHYHPHHLQPQHHHQQLQHHHQQPLLSWEEAEEEEGRRYPAHQFRGVSSPGTHKRYRCAMHDSGDLESTSSSGPPPRRQRQQLHPSYSPPPEDSFVDRAISYSGYSGHEGFVTLSDSNGNRKMQMPTSAMLPGSPNSLGAGYPRRAPQVAPVRVSVWQRIEENPSGYAPPSPRKVHISPSKTKNSGSTTKELASVISLDYKAKGADYKDSGDSAGMKKNAVKANEKVLASVLVKPSSEAKEKERAVNKVTKKSDNKVTKKPDKVESNIPGFTSGGVRSTAFPAAGGKKVKKIVIKKIVRKIGPKDKQTSSPIVSEKKDCIDANANTSEKEEGEITSSSFEKDAISAHNLVSTSDTAGVGNTVEVQKEQNNDLVNLSKSNAAPTISAMDTLDTASVSRREHPEKEDDKSFMNSVDGNASLTIESTKTFGTTGEHPGREEDGGFIDSSGLNAAFPCENNNSQKEEVGQILAVSGALNVTSNLPRMLDAVKPHECEVENIENKVPEVLSGNNPHRGKDDTEVVSGSGNGRREEGNFLVNDSIRRPMADEVRMTVNKDDNEKEGMILMGTSEVCVASLGDSEGAPNIPEAAVTQCARKEEGNMLNNPREKHALSVSSWGALDTLDISVNENKEKEWRMPIEPSEATASFTQQVKASSTLEVSVIENIQKEIQMSIYSSSSEKIQCPKAPSTGGEVISKFVQSEAGMSPTDSTGTYVGHSDNPVFAPEFVVEGRTEDSSMLHCAKSALSKSDIPREVVNTEFSDPRPSRNIGSRILPSLDDDRMEDSSGAVSLNNGVGRSTASQVTDLAHLHRTHLSPDINFSLHSHDSPSISGYSEHSVPTALTLGNNIYFSSTDSEGQPEDNHKLVEENQGYDANKRKGESGNDLINAGVQNWLTLPLTVNYANNDVTGSTDRLDLDQIMDEGTSVYQDNDSMPDMKQHGSIDGFSGQDDSLNLCGRNTPESDLLETKERNEDVENESEIILPGTVNFVNVFDQHSIHTVDEPIDKPILLSSQAIDAPGGELASSQVYVDPDHTYHSNAEDSVAVSITKSDSLSSWIEAIVSEAKKEHQLPSISSPDKVLAPKEDSRKAVSDSVVSSVVKSPPRVNIASSTVLKVPTKQVALPSSLREPPRINQSARHRTWRRDNVSSSNASLHVSQPSGLPPKLPVKKNGKSQNSYIRKGNALIRNPATGNHPHSSSSNLDAQNKLSKPVMRRSLNFVRKVDSNDVVAHTNISVERPKTPPLPLHTKSISSAVNLLEPLSQTLQKQQVLETEKENSSAQVNSRVDNPLNILHKPEPLDAGKAVYVRPKSNQLAAAQVQHPGDSSNSSMDKVLLLQPSTSDLYFKKRKNQIILGPSTSDVSGAKDINQAENIKSGESKSLMFASSNNNMTVAKDRPHKALQMTNAVGSFSHVWTLSGQHPRRKSFVGTSHMKVFPRILPWKRKIFCQNFRSSYSSSLNTSSLGIVRKLLQTRKRSTIYTVSTDGFSLRKSGVLSLSRSSLKWSRSLEKHSQKVNEEATLAVAEVERKKREKRKRQSLRNKGRNGNELTCLSIIRYGLLFCYHHFGMVEFYA, from the exons ATGGATCCGCACGCGCCCTTCGACCAcccgcaccaccgccgcggGCACCCCGCCCACCACCACTACCTAGACCAGCACCACCTCCACCActtgcccggcggcggcggcggcggcggcgttgccccTTCGCGGTCTAGGTATGACTATGAGTACGACCCCCACCCGATCCCGTACCTCCCCTCCGACCACCATCCCCACCACTCCCTCCCGCGAGCCCCccaccaccagccgccgccgccgccgccgccgcctccaccgccccagccgctgccccctccgccgccaccagcccCGCACCACCGCCACGACGGCCCCCACTACGCCACCCTCCCGCTCCGCGCCCCGCCGGAACCCTACTCCCCGCCGCCGTACCGCAACCCCACCCCTCCCCACTACCcctaccaccagcagcagcgccacggcgggggcggcgacgacgacttccgcgccgcCGACGATATCCGCCGCGGCCCCAGCCACTACCACCCCCACCATCTGCAgccgcagcaccaccaccagcagctgcAGCACCATCACCAGCAGCCGCTGCTCTCgtgggaggaggccgaggaggaggaaggacgGCGCTATCCTGCCCACCAGTTCCGGGGGGTGTCGTCGCCTGGGACGCACAAGAGGTACCGCTGCGCCATGCACGACTCAGGCGACCTGGAGAGCACGTCCAGCTCtgggccgcctccccgccgccagaGGCAGCAGCTGCACCCAAGCTACTCACCACCTCCAGAAGACAGTTTTGTAGATAGGGCAATCAGTTATTCTGGTTACAGCGGCCACGAGGGTTTTGTAACACTCAGTGACAGTAACGGTAACAGAAAGATGCAGATGCCCACATCGGCTATGCTACCTGGTTCGCCTAACTCCTTGGGTGCTGGGTATCCAAGGCGCGCCCCGCAGGTCGCCCCTGTGAGAGTGTCTGTGTGGCAGCGCATTGAGGAGAATCCCTCAGGGTATGCGCCGCCTTCTCCAAGGAAAGTGCATATTTCACCGAGCAAAACTAAGAACTCCGGGTCCACTACAAAGGAATTGGCCAGCGTGATTTCTTTGGATTACAAGGCAAAAGGTGCTGATTATAAGGATAGTGGTGATAGTGCAGGAATGAAGAAGAATGCAGTGAAGGCAAATGAGAAGGTGCTGGCTTCAGTTCTTGTAAAGCCTTCATCGGAGgccaaggaaaaagaaagagctGTAAATAAGGTTACCAAGAAGTCTGATAATAAGGTTACCAAGAAACCTGATAAAGTTGAGAGTAATATACCAGGATTCACTAGCGGTGGTGTGAGATCGACTGCTTTTCCTGCAGCTGGTGGGAAGAAAGTGAAAAAGATAGTCATCAAGAAGATTGTTAGGAAGATTGGCCCCAAAGATAAACAAACTAGTAGTCCAATCGTGTCAGAAAAGAAGGATTGCATTGATGCAAATGCAAACACTTCTGAGAAGGAAGAAGGTGAGATCACATCATCATCTTTTGAGAAGGATGCTATTTCTGCACACAATTTGGTCAGCACTAGTGATACAGCTGGAGTTGGTAACACTGTGGAAGTCCAAAAGGAACAAAATAATGATTTGGTGAATCTGAGCAAGAGCAATGCTGCTCCAACCATTTCAGCGATGGATACTCTTGATACAGCGAGTGTTAGCAGGAGAGAACATCCTGAAAAAGAAGATGATAAGAGCTTCATGAATTCAGTTGATGGTAATGCTTCATTAACCATTGAATCTACTAAAACATTTGGCACAACTGGTGAGCATCCTGGGAGAGAAGAGGACGGGGGTTTCATTGATTCAAGTGGTCTAAATGCTGCTTTTCCTTGTGAGAATAATAATTCTCAGAAGGAAGAGGTTGGTCAAATTCTGGCAGTTTCAGGCGCACTCAATGTTACAAGTAACCTCCCAAGGATGCTTGACGCTGTGAAACCACATGAGTGTGAAGTGGAGAACATTGAGAACAAAGTTCCTGAGGTCCTGAGTGGAAACAATCCTCATAGAGGTAAAGATGATACAGAAGTAGTTAGTGGAAGTGGGAATGGCAGGAGGGAAGAAGGGAATTTCCTTGTTAATGATTCCATTAGAAGACCTATGGCAGATGAAGTTCGTATGACAGTGAACAAGGATGACAATGAAAAAGAGGGTATGATTCTGATGGGTACAAGTGAAGTATGTGTTGCTTCTTTAGGGGATTCTGAGGGAGCTCCAAATATACCAGAAGCCGCTGTTACCCAGTGTGCCCGTAAGGAAGAAGGTAATATGCTGAACAACCCAAGAGAAAAACATGCGCTATCTGTTAGCTCCTGGGGAGCCCTTGATACTCTGGATATTAGTGTTAATGAGAATAAGGAGAAAGAGTGGAGAATGCCCATTGAACCAAGTGAAGCTACTGCTTCTTTTACACAACAAGTGAAAGCTTCGAGTACACTGGAAGTTAGTGTTATTGAGAATATTCAGAAGGAGATACAAATGTCCATTTATTCAAGCTCATCTGAAAAAATACAGTGCCCCAAAGCTCCCAGTACAGGAGGAGAAGTTATTAGTAAGTTTGTTCAGAGTGAAGCAGGCATGAGCCCTACGGATTCAACAGGAACATATGTAGGACATTCAGATAACCCTGTATTTGCTCCAGAATTTGTTGTAGAGGGTAGAACTGAAGATAGCAGCATGCTCCATTGTGCAAAATCTGCTTTAAGTAAGTCAGATATCCCCAGGGAAGTTGTGAATACAGAGTTCTCTGATCCACGGCCATCTAGAAATATAGGGAGCAGAATTCTGCCATCATTGGATGATGATCGTATGGAGGATTCCTCTGGTGCTGTTAGTTTGAATAATGGTGTAGGAAGGAGTACTGCATCTCAAGTAACAGATCTGGCACATCTTCATAGAACCCATTTGTCTCCTGATATCAATTTCTCCTTACATTCCCATGATTCACCATCTATATCTGGTTATAGTGAGCATTCTGTTCCTACAGCTTTGACCCTTGGTAATAATATATATTTCAGTAGCACAGATAGTGAGGGACAACCTGAGGATAACCATAAGCTAgtggaagaaaaccaaggatATGATGCCAACAAAAGGAAGGGTGAATCTGGCAATGACTTGATCAATGCAGGTGTTCAGAATTGGTTGACTTTACCCTTGACAGTAAATTATGCAAATAATGATGTTACTGGTAGTACTGATAGGTTAGATTTGGACCAGATTATGGATGAAGGGACATCTGTCTATCAGGATAATGATAGTATGCCAGATATGAAGCAGCATGGGAGTATTGATGGTTTCTCTGGCCAGGATGACAGCCTTAATCTATGTGGTAGAAATACACCTGAGTCAGACCTGTTGGAAACTAAAGAGAGAAATGAGGATGTTGAGAATGAGAGTGAGATCATTCTCCCAGGTACTGTTAATTTTGTAAATGTTTTTGATCAACACAGCATTCACACAGTGGATGAACCTATAGATAAACCTATTCTCTTATCTTCACAAGCCATTGATGCTCCAGGTGGAGAGTTAGCTTCTTCTCAGGTATATGTTGATCCAGATCACACTTATCACAGTAATGCTGAGGATTCTGTGGCTGTGTCAATCACAAAGTCTGATTCGTTATCTTCCTGGATTGAAGCCATTGTGTCGGAAGCGAAAAAAGAACATCAATTACCTTCTATCAGTTCTCCAGACAAAGTATTAGCGCCAAAGGAGGATAGCAGGAAGGCAGTGTCAGATTCAGTAGTCAGTTCAGTTGTAAAATCTCCACCCAGAGTTAATATTGCGAGCTCTACAGTTTTGAAGGTTCCTACTAAGCAAGTGGCTTTGCCCAGCTCATTGCGAGAGCCTCCTCGCATAAACCAGAGTGCAAGACACAGGACATGGCGTCGTGACAATGTTTCATCTTCTAATGCATCTTTGCATGTTTCTCAGCCTTCAGGATTGCCCCCTAAATTGCCTGTaaagaagaatggcaaaagTCAAAACTCTTATATCCGCAAGGGTAATGCCCTCATAAGAAATCCAGCCACTGGAAATCACCCTCATTCTTCTTCTTCGAACCTAGATGCTCAAAATAAGTTGAGTAAGCCTGTTATGAGGAGAAGCTTGAACTTTGTCAGGAAAGTTGATTCAAATGATGTTGTGGCACACACTAATATTTCAGTTGAAAGACCCAAGACTCCCCCTTTGCCACTTCACACCAAATCCATCAGTTCTGCTGTGAATCTTTTGGAGCCATTGTCTCAGACTTTGCAGAAGCAGCAGGTTCTTGAAACTGAAAAGGAAAATTCTAGTGCGCAGGTAAACTCACGTGTTGATAATCCACTCAATATTTTGCATAAGCCTGAGCCCCTGGATGCTGGTAAAGCAGTTTATGTAAGACCGAAGTCAAATCAACTAGCTGCTGCACAGGTACAACATCCTGGTGACTCAAGTAACAGTTCGATGGATAAGGTTTTGTTGCTGCAGCCATCAACATCTGATCTCTAtttcaagaaaaggaaaaatcagATTATTTTGGGCCCTTCTACTTCAGATGTTTCAGGTGCAAAAGATATTAATCAGGCAGAGAATATAAAGTCAGGTGAGAGTAAATCTCTAATGTTTGCATCCTCCAACAATAATATGACTGTGGCCAAGGACAGACCACACAAAG CCCTTCAGATGACAAACGCTGTGGGAAGTTTCTCTCACGTATGGACACTCAGTGGACAACATCCGCGGAGGAAATCTTTTGTGGGAACTAGTCATATGAAGGTCTTCCCTCGTATACTTCcatggaaaagaaaaatattctgCCAGAACTTCAGAAGCAGTTACTCTTCGTCATTGAATACAAGCTCGTTAGGGATAGTGAG AAAACTATTGCAAACAAGGAAAAGAAGTACTATTTATACCGTCTCGACTGATGGGTTCTCTCTTCGGAAATCTGGAGTGTTAAGTTTAAGCAGATCAAGTTTGAAATGGTCAAGGTCCCTTGAGAAACATTCTCAAAAGGTTAATGAG GAAGCTACACTGGCAGTTGCTGAagttgaaagaaagaaaagagaaaagagaaagcGGCAGTCTCTCCGTAACAAGGGAAGGAATGGTAATGAATTAACTTGTTTATCAATTATCAGATATG gtttgctCTTCTGTTACCACCATTTTGGTATGGTTGAATTTTATGCATGA